In Panulirus ornatus isolate Po-2019 chromosome 2, ASM3632096v1, whole genome shotgun sequence, the DNA window acacacacacacacacacaggtactggGGGCAGTAAAAACACAAAAAGATGGATGGCATCAGCTTACAAAGCGACCGCGACCAACTTCAAGGTTGGGCTGACACACTGCAGGTGGAATGCAACTCAACTCTCATACaaagtgatgatgaggatgagccACAGTGAAGGTGAGGCCTCTGTATAACTAaagttctctcctttttttcttgaaaacagtaaaaaaaaaaaaaaaatctaaatgacTAATTCAACTTTAATTCGCTAGTGATGGAGAGTTAAAGTGGCCTTGGTTAACATGTTAACTAAATGTGGATAAGTGCATAACGTTCCCTGCTGACGGTGAGGATGCTCTGCCTACGATTGCCTAGGTCGAggaggctccacacacacacacgactccagcGCCTTCCACAACGTCAGCAGGGCGCGTCCCGATGATCCCCTACAGACACATTCTACCACAAACTGTCGACAGCTGAGCGAGCCAGACGGTCCTATCGTTTATCCTCGTCgactgtgacgagagagagagagagagagagagagagagagagagagagagagagagagagagagagagagagagagagagagagagagattcaaagccATTTCTGATCTAGTGGgataatgactttttttttcttctttttctttctccattgCAGGAGTTCCACTCTGGCGGCAGACGCGTCCGACCTGCCTTCCTTACCCCCAGTACCTGTGCCCGGCCCCACCACTCTGGACGGCGTCATACCCGTCTCCTGGGTAGGGCTGCCCAGCCACACACCTACCAACGTGGACACGGAGACGCCCCAACCCACCGTCGCTCCCAGCTACTCCGTCCTCCACGCATGCCTCGTCCTTGGGGGCGACGTGCCCTCCTGCGTGGCCCAAGCAGAACTCTACGGTCTGCTCCTGCACAAACACGCGCAGGGCTTGGCGCAGATGCCCTCGCCTGAGGATTCGACCCCGTCTGCTATCGAAGTCATCCAGCATCTACACCCGTCTGCAGAGATCCTTGAAAACCTCCCAGGCCTCTCTTCCCcactgcagcaggagcagctcccTAACAAGGATCAGCACATAGAAAACAACTTCCCACACGCGGACGTCGTCCCAAGCGACGCTGGCGTAGAGGCAGACGCCGTCAAGACGCCCTCCATAGCTCAGGTCATCGACGATCTTCTGAAACCGCAGGAGGCACACCTCCCGGTGATCCAACAGCTCCTGTCGCAAGTCCAGAGCATCCAGCAAGCCTTCGCGAGTGAACAAGCTCTTCAAAACGTCTTCTACCCGAGCAGTACGCCCGCCACGGTCGTGAAGAATCCACCACAACAAAGTGAAGACGTCCAGGCCAACACTGTTCCCAATATCTGGCAGCAGTTCTCCCAGACCACAAACAGAGTCAACGAACATGGGGAATCGGTTCCTGTTTTTCAGGACGAGGTTGAAGGCACGGAAGAGAGACCACCGCAAACTCATCCTTTTGTCACCTTCGTCTTACAGAATGCATCGCAGAGCAACAAGACGTCGTCACTTTTGGCCGCCGTCGGTGACGCAGTGACCCCTGAAAACTACCTGACAACAAcactggaggtacaggaggaacCTCCTAAAATACAGCTCATCCAAGAGAAACTCCCTCCCGCAGGCGTGCAGAGTGAGCCGCTGGACGACCAGCCTCTCCTCTCGGATCCGCCTCACACTGACGCTCAAGTGACGCCGAATGTTGCCGATGACACGAGCGAGAATACAGGCGTCCAGTCCCAGCTTGAGGCGGTATCCAATGTCCCAAGCAGCACCGAGGAGATCCAAAACTTCCAGATACAAACGGAAGCGGTACAAATACTTCCAGACGGAGCGGAGGCGGTCAAACTCGCCCACCCTCATCTGGAAGATCTCGAAATTAATCCCGAGAGTACCACGGCTACGTTAAGCTTGTACCCTGACAAGGGGCTCTTGCACACCTTGTTGCTCTTGCACAGTCAGCCTGAGCACAAGGTGGAACATAAGGTAAGTCAGAAGACCAGTGATGATAAGTTCAGAGAGGAGGCGCAGACCCCAGCTCACGGGGAGGGACTCGACTCCTCCAGCAACATAGCGGCGCCGCTGGTCGTTCCTCCCTCCCGAAACCCAACGGCTGAAGCAGGAGTACCGCAGGATGAAGTAGGCGCCACACAACACGGTTCCAGCCGAGAGGAAGAGATTTTAGTCAAGCCCTTACTCGCCGATCTAATAGGCAGCGACCGAGAGGTTCCATCTGGCACCACACACTCGGAGGGCTCCTCCAGCGGCACCAAGATCAAGGAACCGTCGGGGGAGAGCCAGGAGCATCTGCGACTCAGCGACACCAGAGCTCAGATGCTGAAGAAGTTCCCTCACGCTCAGGTTGTCGCCAACAAGCCCACCCGGTTCTTCAGAGGTCCATAAACAAGTGTTGTGTTTCTCGTGTTGATGACGATCATTCGCGTTTaagttgtttccaaactgtagaGGAGGAAAAGATCATTTAACGACGGCGTGAGAGCATGTGGACATTATACCTCACACCGTCATAACCTGGCCCCGAGTGGCTCTGTGATTACGGTCATTAGAGCCGCAGCCTACAATATTCTGCGAAGCAGAAAACGGAATATAGTATTAGAAGACGGTGTGAACAGGTGAATGAGGAACTCGAACAACTCAAATGAATGATAgtaaatggggggagggaggagggggtgtgtgaaaCCATCAATTCGTCCGCTAACTACACAGTGTAGTGGTGTACGATGATACACACAGCGATCTGCAGTTAGTGGTCAGTCGATGTGGTTTACATCTTCATTCCCATTGGTCGTTTGTTCTCACCAGGTGGGAGGTggaaaccttccctccccctccttggtCGCTGGATACGAAGCGTTAGTCGTAGAAGTTACATAcctaagcaatatatatatatatatatatatatatatatatatatataggaatgttgACCGATATATTTCGTATATTTCTCTATGTTTAAGTCATGCCATAAAACGTTAGATTTGACTAAGACTCGAGTGTAGTCTACGATGTTACACTTAGGATGTGTGTCagatggtttacacagtggagggaTGACGGGCTGGACCAGATGGTTTCTACGTTAGGGGCGAGTCCCGTGTTCAACGTGCAAGACACAGAGGCAAGGTACGAGTGTCAGCTATTCTCTGGGTTGAGGTCGTCCTCCAATACGACCGAGGGAACCTGAGGGTGGAGTACTAACGGCTCCTCGAGCTGAGTTTGAGGCTtctagagcgtgtgtgtgtgtgtgtgtctgtgtgtgtcgagCGTTGCTCCCGGAGCTGTAAGATGGTGAGCGACTGTGTTTATataggagcgtgtgtgtgtgtgtgtgtgtgtgtgtgtgtgtgtgtgtccgtccgttgAACGCATGAGGCGCAGGTAACGGCATTATAAGCTCTATGAGTGATGATtaaagtgtaatgataatgatgatgattacaatGATCACGACTTATCAGAGAGGACTTCAACCCTTCTAGCACAATTAAAAAACCATTCAGTATCTATAATCCTACAGTTTAAATACAGTGCAGCAGGGTAGTAGAATTAAACTGTACCTGTAATCAGGTAACCAAAATTACAGCAAGACTGATCAGGTAAAAGTGTGTGTAGTTGGGAGACTTACAGCGAACGGGAGATGCACGTTGGTATGTGTATGATGGTCGTATTCTGTGCCGAATCTCCGAAAATATGTATGAttctatctgtttatatatctatcatctatctatctatgcgtTGCGATGGAGTCCTTTCCTATTCCTATGAGGTTGAATACGTGCCTGTAGCCATACACCTTTTTGTAGGGATTAATACTGCTGGTTTGGGGTTCCTCCAACACCAGTCGAATACGCTGCATAGCCAAACCTGGCTAGGGTGGGCTCATTAACCCCTCCCTGGCTAGGGTGGGCTTGCTACCCTACTTCCTGGCTAGGGTAGGCTTGCTACCCTTACTCCCAGGCTAGGGTGGGCTTGCTACCCTACTTCCTGGCTAGGGTGGGCCTGCTACCTTACTCCCTGGCTAGGGTGGGCTTGCTACATTACGCCCTGGCTAGGGTGGGCTTGCTACCTTACTCCCTGGCTAGGGTGGGCTTGCTACCTTACTCCCTGGCTAGGGTGGGCTCGCTACCCTACTCCCTGGTTAGGGTAAGCTGGCTACCCTATTCTCAAGTTCATGTTATACTCaaatactgttcctgctacaagcaggagcagtagtagtgATACAAATAAGCTGTAGGTGTAGGACGGATGAAGTAGAATCAGTATCACCTGTACTCATACGACTTGCAGCattaccagtagtagtagtagtagttacggAAACAGCAGCAGTGATAGTAGCGTTAGTAGTAATGACAATGTACAAATAACagaagcagtagtagcagtagtactagtACTAGCAgcagtggaagtagtagtagtagtagtagaagtaattgTAGCATAGAAGTCATAGTAGATGTGATAGCAATTACACCTCTGAGAAGCAAGCTTATAGATTATGCTATCATATGCATGAAGTAATACGATCCAGAACCAGTTTTAAATACGATCTGCATAAGATGATTCTACTTAAATATCATATTAGTAATGTCTTTATCATCGTAGCCCCCTTGAACATGACCTTACGACCCTGGGGCAAGACGGGGGTCAGGTAAGAGGCCATTATACCCATCGTCTGTTGTACTCAAAGGGTATATGAACAGTGGTTGTATAACTATCAGTAACTGTAATTAGACAAGAATAATCACTGAAGCCAATTCCTGTATCCTACAGCATGTTACTGTAGTTGGAGTTACCCGAGAGGGTTGCGCTAAGCTACAGTCTTAGGAAAATGCAGTTCATTTGTCCGTATGTGTACATATTATGCTTAGGTTGTGCATTCCATTGTGTTAAACTCCTTGCTATAAAGGATTGAAAACCTCGACACAGTATACGAACAACTGGCTTATGTTTagcagctttttttttaattattcagCGTAGCATTCGCTTATCTTGATAATTCTTAAATGCTCTTAATATACAACTTCCATGTACATAATCGTAGTATATAAGATATCTAGTGCTTTCTATGACGCATTTCTTTATATCTCAAATGTTTACTTTTATATGTATTTCAGCAAGTCTGAGAAAGTATAGACTTTATGAAGTATATTAATATCTATGATTATCTGTGCTTACTTAGTATTGTATTACCCCTAAGGCGATGTTAGAACTTAAAAAGTCTATTAATCTAtacaaaaaatatttatttttgtacATATATTAATATAAGAAAAAGTTATTTAACATTGTTATGTTTGTCTAATAAAAAAGATACGAGATGCTTATTAGAATCGTGTATGAATAAACTGGAaaaatttatccatttatttctaAGAAAATGTAACAGTGTTCAACTGAATGATTTAATATTTACTGATAATGATAGGTAACTCAACATTACAATTTACAGTTTCAGTTATTAAATGTGAAGATAAAAGCTGATGAATAAATCAGTTATCATCTGCTTTGCACTGACGAGACAGTTTGAGTTTTGGGTCGGCTGTTGTGCATTATAATCTATATAAATtcttatcgagagagagagagagagagagagagagagagagagagagagagagagagagagagagagagagagagagagagagagaaaacacactCTCAAGTCATAAGACAACTGtttatctttctttatctgtAACGGTCGTGCTCGCGTTAcgttttccttgaaaaaaaaaaaaaaatggaatcattACACGCTTATTTTTTGCACTCTGTTAGACAAAGTTATCGTTTTTATAAGATATAGTGTATTCCAATCATTGCGattaatatatgatatattgatCCGACAAAaatgaaactattttttttgtcatttgtatatatatatatatatatatatatatatatatttttattttattttattttttttttttttgccgctgtctcccgcgtttgcgaggtagagcaaggaaacagacgaaagaaatggcccagcctacccccatacacatgtatatacatacgtccacacacgcaaatatacatacctacacagctttccatggtttaccccagacgcttcacatgccttgattcactccactgacagcacgtcaaccccggtataccacatcgctccaattcactctattccttgccctcctttcaccctcctgcatgttcaggccccgatcacacaaaatctttttcactccatctttccacctccaatttggtctccctcttctcctcgttccctccacctccgacacatatatcctcttggtcaatctttcctcactcattctctccatgtgcccgaaccatttcaaaacaccctcttctgctctctcaaccacgctctttttatttccacacatctctcttacccttacgttacttactcgatcaaaccacctcacaccacacattgtcctcaaacatctcatttccagcacatccatcctcctgcgcacaactctatccatagcccacgcctcgcaaccatacaacattgttggaaccactattccttcaaacatacccatttttgctttccgagataatgttctcgacttccacacattcttcaaggctcccagaattttcgccccctcccccaccctatgatccacttccgcttccatggttccatccgctgccagatccactcccagatatctaaaacacttcacttcctccagtttttctccattcaaactcgcctcccaattgacttgaccctcaaccctactgtgcctaataaccttgctcttattcacatttactcttaactttcttctttcacacactttaccaaactcagtcaccagcttctgcagtttctcacatgaatcagccaccagcgctgtatcatcagcgaacaacaactgactcacttcccaagctctctcatccccaacagacttcatacttgcccctctttccaaaactcttgcattcacctccctaaccaccccatccataaacaaattaaacaaccatggagacatcacacacccctgccgcaaacctacattcactgagaaccaatcactttcctctcttcctacacgtacacatgccttacatcctcgataaaaacttttcactgcttctaacaacttgcctcccacaccatatattcttaataccttccacaaagcatctctatcaactctatcatatatatatatatatatatatatatatatatatatatatatatatatatatatatatatgcgtgtgtgtgtgtgtgtgtgtcacttgttTTCTATACGCTGAGGGGCGACTTTCTCTGGACTGACCGTTTACTTAACCGCCGGAACACGAAGttgtgaccctttgagcacgaccttacgacccttgaccacgacggtgcgacccttgagcacgaccttacgacccttgagcacgaccttacgacccttgagcatgacggtatgacccttgagcacgaccttacgacccctaagcatgacggtatgatccttgagcacgaccttacgacccttgagcacgacggtgcgacccttgagcacgaccttacgacccctgagcatgacggtatgatccttgagcacgacattacgacccttaagcacgaccttacgacccttgagcacgacggtgcgacccttgagcacgaccttacgacccctgagcatgacggtatgatccttgagcacgaccttacgacccttaagcacgaccttacgacccttgagcacgacggtgcgacccttgagcacgaccttacgacccctgagcatgacggtatgatccttgagcacgaccttacgacccttaagcacgaccttacgacccttgagcacgaccttacgacccctgagcatgacggtacgacccttgagcacgaccttacgacccttgagcacaaccttacgacccttgaggacgaccatacgacccttaagcacgaccttacaacccttgagtacgaccttacgacccttgagcacgaccttacgacccttgggtgacgatgatcatgacctttgaccctattCTTAAGGGAAGCTCAAATGCCATACCATCATACTTCAAGGATCTTATCACTGTGCTGAAGGAACAGATAGTTATACTATAGTCTGGAGGCTCGTTGGGTAATTAGGCTCAAGGCCTCGTaacatcaactgccagggtagtTAACATACACcctcccccgccccacacaccctcattATGCATATGGCAACTCGTGTGTGACCCGATTAAACACAGGAAAGGGGGTTACAATGTGCTGACAGGGCCACAAACGCACACATACCAATGCGGTCATGTACATAAgacactcgctcacacacacaggtacacacgctcatatacacacatacgtacatgaagacacacacacacaggggaactCGGCTGCCGGATCTGTGGAGTCCATATTGACTGAAGTGAGGCTGCAGGACGTTGGTGTTGGCTGGCTCTCGCGGGGTCTAGCTTACCCGGCCTTAGATGAGGAGGTGGTTCTCCCAGCGACTAATTTCTCCAGCGTCCACAATGAAAGTCCAAACGTTTTCTTTCCAGCGTCTAATTTCTCCGGCGTCCACAATAAAAGGCCAAAAGTTTTCTTGCCAGCGACTAATTTCTCCAGCGTCCACAATAAAAGTCCTAACGTTTTCTTGCCAGCGACTAATTTCTCCAGCGTCCACAATAAAAGTCCTAACATTTTCTTGCCAGCGACTAATTTCTCCAGCGTCCACAATAAAAGTCCTAACATTTTCTTGCCAGCGACTAATTTCTCCAGCGTCCACAATAAAAGTCGAAACGTTTTCTTGCCAGCGACTAATTTCTCCAGCGTCCACAATAAAAGTCCTAACGTTTTCTTTTCAGCGACATATTTTCCTCCAAGGGGATAATTAACCGCATTTTGAAAGGTACTGGACGAAATGCATTAATTCATCTGCTCAATACTATAACAAATCACCTTCATAAGTAGCCTGATTTGACTACCGTGATGCAAATGAACAACAGTCATTTGACTACCGTGATGCAAATGAACAACAGTCATTTGACTACCGTGATGCAAATGAACAACAGTCATTTCAGTTCATCAGTAATATTTTGGGTGCAGTGGCCGACCTGGTCATAAGGGGAAGATACTAAACGAAAAATGAATTCCATAACTTGGCTGTGCGAGAAGAGACATCGGAACCTCGTACGAACGACGAGTCTCCTCACAGccactatgggaagcagcaggagAGCCAGGCGAGGGTCCACATGCGACACATGTAGATAACTCACAAGGACACCGGCTGAAATGGTATCTGCagagcagtgaggaggaggaagaggaggaggaggcaacatcCCTGCAGACGGAGAGGGTAACAGAAGGAGACACTGTTAGGTAGATGGTATTTGATGTCACTctggagaaaagagaagagggaggaagagccacCTCGGATATGCAAATAGTATATTTCACACGGGGAAGGacgagggctttttttttttctcctacagGAGTCAGACTTCAGGTCTTGCTTCTCATTCTTTGAACTGTATTccgtagtttttttttcccccatgatgAATGAACACAAGTGTGCTCCTCCGAGCCTTTGAAATCACGAGGAGCTTTGATCTCGACTCTTGATAACACTGATGATGAGATCCTTGGAACGCTGGATAACTTCCTTCGTTATAATCAGGGTAGGAATGTAGGTCTTCACACCCACCCAGACCTCGTCTACGTATATACAAATAGTGACTGGAAGTTAGTTTACTCCAGTCAACCATTTAAATAAACAATCAATTAGTATAAACATCAGAGAACACATTCTGAAAGCATTATGACAATTCATCTGTTGGTATGACATCTTCCCAACACAATACGGGATGATATGGTCTCTCGTGTCACACGCAGTAACACCACTGTGCAAGATTTTCTGAGTATCAGACAGTAACACCAGGTCTGTAACAGTGTGACTGGCCTGACATACACTGTGTGGTTCTGTAATGAGCTATCATCATACCTACGGCATAGAACAGAATCATTGTACAGCAATAACGAAAGTCATGTTATCAGAACTTGTGACTCTGGTATGAAACACCCACTGTTTACACTCCCGATCCTATGTAAGAATTCTCGCTACCTAGCAACACACAGCCTCCAGATGACAAGATATTTGGCAGATCAGAAGATCCGTGTGTGTTACGTACCTATCTATCATACATCATACTAGGCTTTATCTTAATACTAGGCTTCGTCTTGGGGAGTTCAAATATCGACCCATACAGCTCACTAAGCTTTGTCTCGGGGTGTTGAAATATTCGACCCATACAACTTCTAAACTCCTTACACTTCATATCAGACTACTATGGGACTACAAACCCTGTCACTTCGAGTGAACCTACTCACACTTCCTCCACTACGATTCCTGTCCTTCCCTACACACATACAGTCCTCGATCTTCTCCTCCGACCCACGCCTGGCATCACCCACCCAGGTCCTCTCCCCGTGAGGCACGATACACCAACGTGGGTCCACCATGCAATACCCAGCACCTGGGCAGTCCTGGGTGAGGGACTCTGTGTAATATGTGCAGTTCAGCCTCTGACGCTTGATATACTGCCATTTTGACTACTCGTTGTCTTCCCTTCAGTCGGCCCCCTCGCTGTCCAACTCCACTTGACGACAGAGATTTGGTTACAGTCTGGGTCCGCGTCCAGAACATAACACGACAAAGAAATGGATGTCTGCACCAGAAAATCACAGCATTGAACATGGTCAGCATAGGCATAACTTGCACTAGTACATGGTAGTACCAACAACTGTGCTTCCAGATCATCTACTTTCTTAATGGTTCAGTTACATTGATTTCAACTTCAACTAGCTAAGAATAACTTGGTCCTAATATATGAGACTGGGTAGATGAGCAAACACATTCAAGGCCATATTAGTCTTCTGTAAGACTCTTAGAAGAAAATTACCTAAATGCTGAATATCCGAAAAGAGGAATGAATGCACTACAATTTTATCATGAATTTCTGAGACGTCGCAGCTGATAGCAATATTTTTGCTTTAGGTATCCATCCATTCaataccgttttctttgatttatatgaaaattcattttctttgatgatttagtTTTACGCCTAACAAAAGTTTTCGTACACACAAATTGCTATATCTGCTACGTAGcggaaataagaaataaaagtacAATAAGCAGCATGACATTATGATGGATCAATAAATGCAATCATACTATAGTAAAACAACATTTAGAGTGAATAGAAAATATCAATCTGATCGCATTTCATTTAGGGCAATTTTTGTGTTGGTCTTATTCTTTTAACATAagttgttcaggccccgatcgctcaaaatctttttcactccacccttccaccttcaatttggtctcccacttctcctcgttccatccacctctgacacatatatctctttgtcaatctttcctcactcattctctccaggtgaccaaaccatttcaatacaccctcttctgctctctcaaccacactctctttagtaccacacatctctcttatcctctcattacttattcgattaaaccacctcacaccacatgttgtcctcaaccatctcatttccaacacatccaccctcctccgcacaactctatctatagctcacgcctcgcaaccatacaagattgttggaactactattccttcaaacatacccattccgagataatgttatgccttccacacatttgttttttccaaaagaaggaacagagaatggggacaggtgaggatattccctcaaaggcccagtcctctgttcttaacgctacctcgttaacgcgggaaacggcgaatagtatgaaagaaaaaggaaatatatatatatatatatatatatatatatatatatatatatatatatatatatatatatatatatcattaatgggatggtcgtgattagggcctcagttgcccgtgtcgtctcagctaacttaaaaaaattatggagaaagtgaagcagTTGAAATGACCGATACAAATCTTAAGAACAGCATTCGTTGAAGTCCCACATCAAAGGTTTCCAGCAAAGGTTCACTCACATGGTATAGACGCGGGGACTGTATTTCGTTGGTTAGAAAACTGGGTTAATGCCCTGAAACCAAGAGTGGCGAGTGATAGCCAAACATCACAACAGTTatacgtaacaagtggtgtgccccagggattagtcttgggaccggctctctttcttatatatatatatatatatatatatatatatatatatatatatatatatatatgacaatggttTTGGACACGTAAGACAACAGAATTCACGTAAGATGCTAAACAAGGAAAtatatctacaacagaaattgaacatctgcagcttcaaactgacaaagACAAGCTGATGAATTAGGTTTCCAAGTGGCAAATGTT includes these proteins:
- the LOC139758055 gene encoding uncharacterized protein, with the translated sequence MQPSWNLPLVYERSEAASTSEEARDLLVMQEQEEEEEEAISRQFGPLASVGSGLLSQLQFAFSNTGVVVSILILCGWFIWAALTGVLFNPLALLDSGGAGGSSSSSSSSSSSSSSSPSSSIGSPPAVPVSFSPVGASSLLEGNLEDLLPEVEDPGLVGAGDAGSSSSDPTADDESSSSGILTDPSSSGIEDVPLVDPGVGGLVIAPVSAGEDSGGGGGGDDGGDGGEDGGEGGGGGDGGDDDGEDGEGGDAIPSDFVDLPPALPTVPVLPDFASARPSSTTDVFGEPTDEVTDGVVAVDGAIWQVLANISTSILPESSTLAADASDLPSLPPVPVPGPTTLDGVIPVSWVGLPSHTPTNVDTETPQPTVAPSYSVLHACLVLGGDVPSCVAQAELYGLLLHKHAQGLAQMPSPEDSTPSAIEVIQHLHPSAEILENLPGLSSPLQQEQLPNKDQHIENNFPHADVVPSDAGVEADAVKTPSIAQVIDDLLKPQEAHLPVIQQLLSQVQSIQQAFASEQALQNVFYPSSTPATVVKNPPQQSEDVQANTVPNIWQQFSQTTNRVNEHGESVPVFQDEVEGTEERPPQTHPFVTFVLQNASQSNKTSSLLAAVGDAVTPENYLTTTLEVQEEPPKIQLIQEKLPPAGVQSEPLDDQPLLSDPPHTDAQVTPNVADDTSENTGVQSQLEAVSNVPSSTEEIQNFQIQTEAVQILPDGAEAVKLAHPHLEDLEINPESTTATLSLYPDKGLLHTLLLLHSQPEHKVEHKVSQKTSDDKFREEAQTPAHGEGLDSSSNIAAPLVVPPSRNPTAEAGVPQDEVGATQHGSSREEEILVKPLLADLIGSDREVPSGTTHSEGSSSGTKIKEPSGESQEHLRLSDTRAQMLKKFPHAQVVANKPTRFFRGP